One stretch of Pseudomonas fragi DNA includes these proteins:
- the pbpC gene encoding peptidoglycan glycosyltransferase PbpC (penicillin-binding protein 1C) has translation MAPGIKKILGWTAGGLLALCTLLWLADRIWPLPLPRDDQARVVLAEDGTPLWRFADANGVWRYPVQVSEVSPLYLDALLTYEDRWFFQHPGVNPLALGRAAWQNLSGGRVLSGGSTLSMQVARLLDPHERTLPGKLRQLWRTAQLEWHLSKPQILELYLNRAPFGGTLQGVAAASWAYLGKSPQQLTRSEAALLAVLPQAPSRLRPDRHPQRAQVARDKVLRRLAEYRVWPQTAVSEALQEPLLLAPRLEPSLAPLLARRLNRPGSPPLIRTTIDVGLQRRLEDLLLGWRARLPDHTSAAVVVVETENMAVRAYLGSVDINDARRFGHVDMITAMRSPGSTLKPFLYGMAMDAGLIHSESLLQDVPRRFGDYRPGNFSQGFSGPVSASAALVTSLNLPAVQLLEAYGPKRFAADMRNGGVPLSLPALAEPNLALILGGAGSRLEDLVSGYSALAREGRSANLRLQPDDALRERRMLSPGAAWVIRRILSGQARPDRDPTAELVQRPQLAWKTGTSYGFRDALAIGVGPRYLIGVWIGRPDGTPVPGQFGLASAAPLMLQVHDVLSNRDSQRGIVAPVQAVPGSVGVAAICWPLGQPMNKDDPNCRRQRFAWTLDHTTPPTLLAADQPLGVGLRETIRVNPQGLRVGPQCADGQQREVALWPAPLEPWLPRVERREARMPAASTQCPPPPLNTLTPLSIVGVRDGDRLRRPAASQAVLRLALSALGGDGRRWWFINGAPIGNSAQPEVFNTPLEQPGRYELSVLDESGQTARVEFSVVE, from the coding sequence GTGGCGCCAGGGATCAAAAAAATACTGGGTTGGACGGCCGGCGGCTTGCTGGCGCTGTGTACCTTGCTGTGGCTGGCTGACAGGATCTGGCCGCTGCCGTTGCCCAGGGATGACCAGGCCCGTGTTGTCCTGGCCGAAGACGGCACGCCACTGTGGCGCTTTGCCGATGCCAACGGTGTGTGGCGTTACCCGGTGCAGGTCAGTGAGGTGTCGCCGCTGTATCTGGATGCCTTGCTGACCTACGAAGATCGCTGGTTCTTTCAACACCCCGGGGTCAACCCGCTGGCGCTGGGCCGTGCAGCCTGGCAGAACCTTAGCGGCGGGCGGGTGTTGTCAGGCGGCAGCACGTTGTCGATGCAGGTTGCACGCCTGCTCGACCCGCATGAGCGGACGTTGCCCGGCAAGCTGCGTCAGCTATGGCGCACCGCTCAGCTGGAATGGCACCTGAGCAAGCCGCAGATTCTTGAGCTGTACCTCAATCGCGCGCCATTTGGCGGTACCCTGCAGGGTGTTGCTGCAGCCAGTTGGGCCTATCTGGGCAAGTCGCCGCAGCAGCTCACCCGTTCCGAGGCTGCTCTGCTCGCCGTGTTGCCGCAAGCCCCGAGTCGCTTGCGGCCCGACCGTCACCCGCAGCGCGCACAAGTGGCCCGGGACAAGGTGCTGCGCCGGTTGGCGGAGTACCGGGTTTGGCCGCAGACGGCAGTCAGTGAGGCGCTGCAAGAGCCGCTGCTGCTGGCCCCGCGCCTTGAACCAAGCCTGGCACCGTTGCTGGCTCGACGCCTCAACCGGCCCGGCAGCCCGCCGCTGATCCGCACCACGATCGATGTCGGCTTGCAGCGCCGTCTCGAAGACTTGCTGCTGGGTTGGCGTGCCCGCTTGCCTGATCACACCTCGGCGGCCGTTGTGGTGGTCGAAACCGAAAACATGGCCGTGCGCGCCTACCTTGGCTCGGTGGACATTAACGATGCGCGTCGCTTCGGCCATGTGGACATGATCACGGCCATGCGCTCGCCGGGCTCGACCCTCAAGCCGTTTTTGTACGGCATGGCGATGGATGCGGGGCTGATTCACTCTGAGTCGTTGCTGCAGGATGTGCCCCGACGATTTGGCGACTATCGGCCGGGAAACTTTTCCCAGGGGTTCAGCGGGCCAGTGTCGGCCAGTGCTGCTCTGGTGACCTCACTGAACCTGCCTGCCGTGCAATTGCTTGAGGCCTACGGGCCTAAACGCTTCGCCGCCGATATGCGCAATGGGGGCGTGCCCTTGAGCCTGCCGGCACTGGCCGAGCCCAATCTGGCCTTGATTTTGGGCGGTGCAGGCAGCCGTCTGGAAGATCTGGTCAGCGGTTACAGTGCCCTGGCGCGAGAAGGGCGCAGCGCCAATCTGCGCCTGCAACCCGATGACGCGTTGCGCGAGCGGCGCATGTTGTCGCCGGGGGCGGCGTGGGTGATTCGGCGCATCCTCAGCGGGCAGGCGCGGCCGGACCGCGACCCGACTGCCGAGTTGGTGCAGCGCCCGCAACTGGCCTGGAAAACCGGTACCAGCTATGGCTTTCGTGATGCGCTGGCGATTGGCGTGGGGCCGCGTTACTTGATCGGTGTATGGATCGGCCGCCCGGATGGTACCCCGGTGCCCGGGCAGTTTGGCCTGGCGTCGGCAGCCCCCTTGATGCTGCAAGTCCACGATGTGCTGAGCAACCGTGACAGCCAGCGCGGCATTGTCGCGCCGGTGCAGGCAGTGCCGGGCAGCGTCGGTGTAGCTGCGATTTGCTGGCCGCTGGGCCAGCCGATGAACAAGGATGACCCCAATTGTCGCCGGCAACGTTTTGCCTGGACCCTGGATCACACCACGCCGCCAACCTTGCTGGCGGCGGATCAGCCGTTGGGTGTGGGCCTGCGTGAAACGATCCGGGTCAACCCGCAAGGTTTGCGCGTTGGCCCGCAATGCGCTGACGGTCAACAACGCGAAGTGGCATTGTGGCCTGCCCCCCTTGAACCCTGGCTGCCTCGGGTCGAGCGGCGTGAAGCGCGTATGCCCGCCGCGTCCACGCAGTGCCCGCCGCCACCCTTGAATACGCTAACCCCGCTGTCGATTGTCGGCGTGCGTGATGGCGACCGCCTGCGCCGTCCTGCTGCCAGCCAGGCAGTGCTGCGCCTGGCGCTATCGGCCCTGGGCGGTGACGGTCGGCGCTGGTGGTTTATCAACGGCGCACCGATAGGCAATAGCGCACAACCAGAAGTATTCAACACCCCCCTGGAACAACCGGGGCGTTATGAGCTGAGTGTGCTCGACGAAAGCGGGCAAACCGCCCGGGTCGAGTTCAGTGTGGTGGAATAA
- a CDS encoding IS3 family transposase codes for MRYAFVAAERTQYPVQVLCRVMEVSTSGFYDYTHRQPRPDPDAQIRIALRSAYAASRKTYGRPRLVAALRQKSFAVGHKRVRRLMREERIQGKSKGGFRPCTTDSCHYLPVASNVLARQFSIDNPTPTWVSDITYLPTREGWLYLAIVLSIQTRQILGYSLSDRMPDGLVESAFLNAWSACSGSSGAVFHSDQGRQYASSKFRLTLAKKDFTQSMSRKGNCWDNAVAESFFATLKREEAFGVYPTKKQAQLSIASYVHGFYNSSRLHSALGYRSPNEYAKSLRQKTR; via the coding sequence GTGAGATACGCCTTCGTCGCTGCTGAACGGACTCAATACCCGGTACAGGTGTTGTGTCGGGTGATGGAAGTCTCGACTTCAGGTTTCTACGATTACACGCACAGACAGCCTCGCCCTGATCCTGACGCTCAGATTCGCATTGCGTTGCGCAGTGCTTATGCGGCCAGTCGAAAAACCTATGGGCGGCCACGGTTGGTAGCCGCCTTGCGCCAGAAATCGTTCGCAGTGGGCCACAAACGGGTCAGGCGGTTGATGCGCGAGGAGCGGATACAGGGCAAGTCCAAAGGAGGTTTCAGGCCCTGCACCACTGACAGCTGTCATTATTTGCCGGTGGCGAGCAATGTGTTAGCGCGTCAGTTTTCTATCGATAACCCCACGCCGACCTGGGTCAGTGATATCACCTATCTCCCAACCAGAGAGGGTTGGTTGTATCTAGCGATAGTGTTAAGCATCCAGACCCGCCAGATCTTGGGCTACAGCTTGTCGGACCGCATGCCAGATGGTTTGGTCGAAAGCGCGTTTTTGAATGCCTGGAGCGCCTGTTCTGGCAGCAGTGGAGCAGTATTTCACTCCGATCAGGGCCGTCAGTACGCAAGCAGTAAGTTCCGTTTGACGCTGGCCAAGAAGGACTTCACCCAGAGCATGAGTCGAAAGGGAAATTGCTGGGACAACGCAGTGGCCGAGAGCTTTTTCGCTACGCTGAAAAGAGAGGAGGCTTTCGGGGTCTACCCCACAAAAAAACAGGCACAGCTATCAATCGCCAGCTATGTACATGGGTTTTACAACAGCAGTCGACTGCACTCAGCTCTGGGATATCGTTCTCCGAACGAATATGCAAAGAGCTTGAGGCAGAAGACTCGATAG
- a CDS encoding transposase, giving the protein MYPSTRRNYTDEFKTQAVALAESVGRTEAARQLEMSVKTLDNWVDATRRGQPLSSPERKPITKEDSELARLRAEVAELKMEREILKKAAVFFARESR; this is encoded by the coding sequence ATGTATCCATCTACTCGCCGTAACTATACCGATGAGTTCAAGACTCAAGCGGTTGCGCTGGCTGAAAGCGTTGGCAGAACCGAAGCGGCCCGCCAGCTAGAGATGTCAGTCAAAACGCTCGATAACTGGGTGGACGCCACGCGCAGGGGCCAACCGCTGAGTTCGCCCGAGCGCAAGCCAATTACGAAGGAAGACAGTGAGCTTGCCCGCCTGCGAGCCGAGGTTGCCGAGCTGAAAATGGAGCGTGAAATCCTAAAAAAGGCGGCGGTATTCTTCGCCAGAGAGTCCAGGTGA